Proteins found in one Sporosarcina sp. FSL K6-3457 genomic segment:
- a CDS encoding response regulator transcription factor, whose translation MKVLVVDDEGIIRKGVSKLLLNCHKPVSEVMEARNGKIALELIKVNEPDVVITDIRMPVMDGLKLVEQLKKHYADIEIIILTGYADFSYAHKALQFGVSDYLLKPVTQEGINEIIMKVLSKNPAKWTDHLEVEMIRVLEDTVTDLVKIILSENKEELKILLENWFLICLNKGFTLLKVKQLMGHFHLLYKSKILLYQQDFSTDEQTISNASASLAELFDNYYAYMLNQIENISRRRIPSNKRVIDYVIEQIHNDYYHPELNIHTLAEKVNMTTAYLSKMFREVMRVPITQYISEHRLEQTRNRLEWDGDTTISRIAEECGFNDYPYFSKIFKRTYGISPIEYREKFHFGQ comes from the coding sequence ATGAAGGTGCTTGTTGTCGATGATGAAGGAATCATTCGTAAAGGTGTAAGTAAATTGCTCTTGAATTGTCATAAACCAGTTTCAGAAGTTATGGAAGCTAGAAATGGAAAAATTGCTCTTGAACTAATCAAGGTGAATGAGCCGGATGTAGTAATTACCGATATTCGGATGCCGGTGATGGATGGGCTTAAGTTAGTAGAACAACTAAAAAAGCATTATGCGGATATAGAAATTATAATATTGACAGGATATGCTGACTTTAGTTATGCCCATAAAGCATTGCAATTTGGTGTAAGTGATTATTTATTAAAACCGGTAACGCAAGAGGGAATAAACGAAATTATTATGAAGGTGTTGTCAAAAAATCCGGCTAAATGGACAGATCATTTGGAAGTCGAAATGATACGAGTTTTAGAGGATACTGTGACCGATTTGGTGAAAATTATTTTATCGGAAAACAAAGAAGAGCTGAAAATTCTCTTGGAAAATTGGTTTCTTATTTGTCTGAATAAGGGTTTTACGTTATTGAAAGTAAAACAATTGATGGGCCACTTTCATCTACTGTATAAATCAAAAATTCTATTGTATCAACAAGATTTTAGCACGGATGAACAGACAATTAGCAATGCATCGGCTTCGTTGGCGGAATTATTCGATAATTACTATGCTTATATGTTAAATCAAATAGAGAATATTTCGAGACGGAGGATACCGAGTAATAAACGTGTAATCGATTATGTGATAGAGCAGATACATAATGATTATTATCATCCTGAATTAAATATTCATACGCTCGCGGAAAAGGTCAATATGACAACTGCTTACTTAAGTAAAATGTTTCGTGAGGTCATGCGTGTTCCTATTACTCAATACATTAGTGAGCATCGACTTGAACAGACTCGAAATCGTTTAGAGTGGGATGGAGATACAACAATCAGTAGGATTGCAGAAGAATGTGGGTTCAATGATTACCCTTACTTCTCCAAGATTTTTAAAAGGACGTATGGTATTTCACCAATAGAATATAGGGAGAAGTTTCACTTTGGACAGTAA
- a CDS encoding ABC transporter substrate-binding protein — MNKKMPLKCILLVYSIAMIFVLAACGGKDEDPVQTSDSTQPSGTEGSDEQIGSEVETWGESIKDKFDGQEIKLAFATHPSTDAFQKMTKDFEKVTGVKVRWEVMEQTYLKNKQLMDFTAKTGTYDVLMVDNFWGDEYVSKKVIEPLDKYIDDKNLTPDWFDYEDIVPAYRNGFTKYNGETYGIPTAGETRFVGYRTDLFEKYDKEPPKTMDEFLELAEFFNGKEQGLYGVSMRAQRGIHFASGLMGVLYNFSDGFFDQETGEILMTDPKTVQALQFYVDMLKNAPPDVASYTHEEALSAFMAGKSAMWLDATAIAPAILDPEKSSVFDKVAFVPTPEGPAGRASALAGWSMAIPENSKNKEAAWAFILYMNSRSMGEEYMANGGVPVRTSQFEGSDSTGGNALNIAILEALEDANALVERGISWVPPSAKLGQILDRVGYYGSMALSDEMSVEEASKKAQKEIEEIGIK; from the coding sequence ATGAATAAGAAAATGCCGTTGAAATGTATCTTACTAGTTTACTCTATCGCAATGATTTTTGTGCTTGCAGCATGTGGTGGTAAGGATGAAGATCCTGTTCAAACATCAGATTCGACACAGCCTTCAGGTACAGAGGGTAGTGATGAGCAAATAGGGTCTGAGGTTGAGACATGGGGAGAGTCGATTAAAGACAAATTTGATGGACAAGAAATCAAGTTGGCATTTGCGACGCATCCTTCGACAGATGCGTTCCAAAAGATGACTAAGGATTTTGAAAAAGTGACTGGAGTAAAAGTCCGTTGGGAAGTCATGGAACAAACTTACCTAAAAAATAAGCAGTTAATGGATTTTACTGCTAAGACAGGGACCTATGATGTTTTGATGGTTGATAACTTTTGGGGTGATGAATATGTATCTAAGAAAGTGATTGAGCCATTGGATAAATATATTGATGATAAAAATTTGACGCCTGACTGGTTTGACTATGAAGATATTGTACCGGCTTATCGAAATGGTTTTACAAAATATAATGGAGAAACATACGGTATTCCGACAGCTGGTGAAACGAGATTTGTAGGATATCGAACTGACTTATTTGAAAAGTACGATAAAGAGCCTCCGAAAACAATGGATGAGTTTCTAGAATTAGCTGAGTTTTTTAATGGAAAAGAGCAAGGTTTGTATGGCGTATCGATGCGAGCGCAACGTGGTATTCATTTTGCATCAGGTTTAATGGGTGTTTTATATAACTTTAGCGATGGTTTCTTTGATCAAGAAACAGGTGAAATTTTGATGACTGACCCTAAGACTGTCCAAGCATTACAATTTTATGTTGATATGTTGAAGAATGCCCCGCCAGACGTCGCTTCTTATACGCATGAAGAAGCACTATCTGCTTTTATGGCTGGAAAATCGGCTATGTGGTTGGACGCTACTGCTATTGCCCCAGCGATATTGGATCCGGAGAAATCTTCAGTTTTTGATAAGGTCGCATTTGTTCCTACACCAGAAGGTCCAGCGGGGCGAGCAAGTGCTCTAGCAGGCTGGAGTATGGCGATTCCGGAAAACTCGAAAAATAAAGAAGCAGCATGGGCTTTCATTCTTTACATGAATAGTAGGTCAATGGGTGAGGAATATATGGCCAATGGCGGTGTACCTGTAAGGACTTCTCAATTTGAAGGTTCGGATAGTACGGGTGGAAATGCTCTTAACATAGCAATCTTAGAGGCTTTAGAAGATGCTAATGCACTAGTTGAAAGGGGAATATCTTGGGTTCCTCCGAGTGCTAAATTAGGTCAAATACTAGATCGGGTAGGTTATTACGGCAGTATGGCTTTAAGTGATGAAATGAGTGTAGAAGAAGCAAGTAAAAAAGCTCAAAAGGAAATCGAAGAAATCGGAATAAAATAA